A genomic stretch from Shewanella woodyi ATCC 51908 includes:
- a CDS encoding response regulator, translating into MELVSDFDAIKFKDRLTTSMLLQMAIRLTFIVILVAGATYWHITTIYETQVVETLEKYIKERSDKESLIFELAAENHQVFKNNFIDAFNSNINVSDNEFTQRFITQQDGTTRLQAEAFYGLSTAQGDQLKNLTGYIGSQAPIEDQTFRNKVNISYHLLAQYGPAWTNRFESLYVAMPENVALLYWPELPWGLDAEPQLDITKEQWYTIATQENNPQRSPVWTGLYFDKTAKDWMVSLETPVDLNSQHLITIGHDILLVDVIDRIIHDKLEGTYNFLVSVDGQIIVHPNDEKIMKSGANELPTSTQNDPHLKSMINKIITASQQTDENVLINFDETEQAWMAIARINGPDWLLVTVYPKKLVITAARSTAHFVLIIGLLSLIVEMLMLYFVTLNKVVNPLKMFGRASAEIGQANYQLVARGDLELPSHRKDEMGILANVFKSMAGRIFEYSTTLEQKVSERTSELVESHKRAEIASKAKSNFLAHMSHEVRTPMNAIIGLSQLMLKTSLDKRQRDFMEKVLSSSDVLLNTINDVLDYSKIEANKLTLDEFQFDLRDVLRRVTNISAYKAQSKGVELLLDVDEKVPFHWIGDPTRLGQILINLASNAVKFTEKGEVVIRVKLLEQQGQLSTLRFSIIDTGIGIDHHRLNQLFSPFTQIDSSITRKYGGTGLGLAICRQLTELMNGRIWVDSEINKGSQFHFTCKIKPNNGSNSQRWPSYNKLKGMQALVVDDNAMAREVLADILSSLGIEVTTVADGYAALDELESATSSDSPYDVVFLDWNIPAINGVETAKKIENNINIKPPVAMLMVTAYDVDRVETDAHQANIKKIISKPVDASGIHDSLAEIFFQEKIPRPTSTNRELNLLGSLDLSVLRDSRILVVDDSALNREVAREFLVDVGIKVSTASNGEQAIRMIKQANYDLVLMDVQMPVMDGLTATQIIREDNQYKQLPIIAMTAHASPDDYKRSLDSGMNDHLNKPIDHQLLYRTITRWIDASASINQFDADEPDSYLSFSEQDKTSEPTSTEKEDTFPIELPGFDTSIGLKRHNHKADLYLRMLNLFYKEYRNIEQEIREEKSQGNFTYLHRLFHTIKSSAASLGEATLSELASTLEKLMHNLAVPVDKELDEKIEQELALFFTQFNHSLASLTQLQVEESSTITSSDVDDSKRVKQLIHQLNELLEDDNAAAEKLIHMLKATSATKDHNDALESILLEIQDVDYFSASKKLKILAQQIG; encoded by the coding sequence ATGGAATTAGTTTCCGATTTTGATGCCATAAAATTCAAAGATCGTCTGACAACCTCAATGTTATTACAGATGGCGATCCGCCTTACTTTTATCGTGATATTAGTCGCAGGAGCAACTTACTGGCACATAACAACAATATATGAGACTCAAGTTGTTGAAACACTTGAAAAGTATATTAAAGAGCGTAGCGATAAAGAAAGTTTAATATTCGAGCTCGCAGCTGAAAACCATCAAGTATTTAAAAATAATTTTATCGACGCTTTTAACAGTAATATAAATGTATCTGACAACGAATTTACTCAGCGCTTTATCACTCAACAAGATGGCACCACTAGATTACAAGCTGAAGCATTTTATGGATTAAGTACTGCACAAGGTGATCAGCTTAAAAATCTAACTGGATATATTGGGAGCCAAGCTCCTATTGAGGATCAAACTTTCAGAAATAAAGTCAATATCTCCTACCATCTATTGGCTCAATATGGTCCCGCTTGGACCAACCGCTTTGAAAGTCTCTATGTTGCCATGCCTGAAAATGTCGCACTACTCTACTGGCCAGAATTACCTTGGGGGTTGGACGCAGAACCCCAACTAGATATCACTAAAGAGCAGTGGTACACCATAGCCACTCAGGAAAACAATCCCCAACGCTCCCCAGTATGGACAGGACTATATTTTGATAAAACCGCTAAGGATTGGATGGTTTCTTTGGAAACCCCTGTCGATCTGAACTCCCAGCACCTAATTACTATTGGACATGACATTTTACTGGTCGATGTGATTGACCGGATCATCCATGACAAGCTAGAAGGCACCTACAACTTTCTGGTCAGTGTCGATGGACAGATTATCGTGCACCCCAATGATGAAAAGATCATGAAAAGTGGCGCGAATGAACTGCCCACCAGCACCCAAAACGACCCTCACCTCAAATCAATGATAAATAAGATAATCACCGCAAGTCAGCAGACAGATGAAAACGTACTCATTAATTTTGATGAAACTGAGCAAGCCTGGATGGCGATCGCTCGGATTAATGGACCAGATTGGCTTCTAGTTACCGTATATCCCAAAAAGTTAGTGATCACAGCCGCTCGTTCCACAGCGCACTTTGTACTCATCATTGGCTTACTGTCTCTGATTGTTGAGATGTTAATGCTCTACTTTGTCACGCTAAATAAAGTCGTCAATCCACTAAAGATGTTCGGCCGAGCATCGGCAGAGATAGGACAGGCAAATTACCAACTCGTTGCTCGCGGCGATCTGGAACTACCTAGCCATCGAAAAGATGAAATGGGCATCTTGGCCAATGTGTTTAAGTCTATGGCTGGTAGAATTTTTGAGTACAGTACCACTCTTGAGCAAAAAGTATCTGAGCGTACTTCAGAGCTGGTGGAGTCTCACAAGAGAGCCGAAATCGCCAGCAAGGCAAAGTCAAACTTTCTAGCCCATATGAGCCATGAAGTTCGAACACCGATGAATGCCATCATTGGCTTAAGTCAGTTAATGCTAAAAACCAGTTTGGACAAGCGCCAACGTGACTTTATGGAGAAAGTTCTCTCCTCCTCAGATGTATTGCTAAATACGATTAATGATGTTCTAGATTACTCAAAAATAGAAGCCAATAAGCTCACACTCGATGAGTTTCAATTCGATTTAAGGGATGTCTTGCGCCGAGTAACCAATATCAGCGCCTATAAAGCCCAGAGTAAAGGAGTTGAACTCCTTCTCGATGTCGACGAAAAGGTGCCATTTCATTGGATAGGCGATCCGACACGTCTAGGACAGATCCTCATTAACTTGGCCAGTAATGCAGTCAAGTTTACTGAAAAAGGTGAAGTGGTTATTCGCGTTAAGCTGCTAGAACAACAAGGTCAGTTGAGCACTCTTCGCTTTAGCATCATTGATACAGGAATAGGGATCGATCATCACAGGCTCAACCAGCTATTCTCTCCATTTACTCAAATCGACTCCAGTATCACCCGAAAATATGGTGGAACAGGACTGGGTCTAGCAATTTGTCGCCAATTAACTGAGTTGATGAATGGCAGGATCTGGGTCGATAGCGAGATAAACAAGGGGAGCCAATTTCATTTTACCTGCAAGATAAAGCCAAATAATGGCAGTAACAGTCAGCGCTGGCCTTCATATAATAAATTAAAAGGGATGCAGGCCTTAGTGGTCGATGACAATGCCATGGCCAGAGAGGTGCTCGCCGATATTCTCTCCTCCTTAGGGATTGAGGTGACAACGGTTGCAGATGGTTACGCCGCACTTGATGAGCTTGAATCTGCAACCAGCAGTGATAGCCCCTATGATGTGGTTTTTCTGGATTGGAATATCCCAGCAATCAATGGAGTCGAAACCGCCAAGAAGATTGAAAACAATATTAATATCAAGCCGCCTGTCGCCATGCTAATGGTCACCGCATACGATGTGGACAGGGTAGAGACCGATGCCCATCAAGCCAATATTAAAAAAATAATCTCAAAGCCTGTCGATGCCTCAGGGATCCATGACAGCCTAGCTGAGATCTTCTTCCAGGAGAAGATACCTCGCCCCACAAGCACCAACAGAGAGCTCAACCTATTAGGCAGTTTAGATCTCAGTGTTCTGCGTGACAGCCGCATCTTAGTCGTTGATGACAGTGCGCTCAATCGTGAAGTGGCAAGGGAGTTCCTTGTGGATGTAGGAATCAAGGTGTCCACCGCCTCCAACGGAGAGCAAGCAATTCGCATGATTAAACAAGCCAATTACGACTTGGTTCTGATGGATGTACAGATGCCAGTGATGGATGGTTTAACGGCAACTCAAATTATTAGGGAAGATAATCAGTATAAACAATTACCTATCATTGCCATGACCGCACATGCGTCTCCTGATGATTATAAGAGAAGTTTAGATTCAGGCATGAACGACCATTTAAATAAACCCATAGATCACCAGCTTCTATACCGCACAATTACCCGCTGGATAGATGCAAGCGCAAGCATCAATCAATTCGATGCTGATGAACCAGATAGCTACCTCTCCTTCAGCGAGCAGGATAAAACCAGTGAGCCAACCTCCACAGAGAAGGAAGATACTTTCCCAATAGAGCTTCCAGGATTCGATACATCGATAGGATTAAAACGTCATAATCATAAAGCGGATCTTTACCTCAGAATGCTTAATTTATTCTACAAGGAATACCGCAATATCGAGCAGGAGATCCGAGAGGAGAAGTCTCAAGGTAACTTTACCTACTTACATAGACTCTTCCACACCATTAAATCCTCTGCAGCTAGCTTAGGCGAAGCCACACTATCTGAACTAGCATCTACACTTGAGAAGCTAATGCACAATTTAGCTGTGCCAGTCGACAAGGAGTTGGATGAAAAAATAGAGCAGGAGCTTGCCCTCTTTTTCACACAGTTCAATCATTCATTAGCTTCGCTAACGCAGCTACAAGTAGAGGAGAGCTCGACCATAACAAGTTCAGACGTGGATGACAGTAAACGAGTAAAACAACTCATTCATCAACTAAATGAACTATTAGAAGACGATAATGCAGCCGCAGAAAAACTCATTCATATGCTAAAAGCAACAAGTGCAACCAAGGACCACAATGACGCACTTGAATCAATTTTACTGGAGATTCAAGACGTAGATTACTTCAGTGCCAGTAAGAAATTGAAAATATTGGCACAACAGATAGGTTAA
- a CDS encoding DUF2541 family protein: protein MNIKQLVAKLLVTTSLLVTACLAQADDQITLGRTILLGAGDHGAKIPLLICRKADALKVRAERNLNLEKIIVTFNNGSTKTISFYRDLKKDQETQWRGFGYKRCVKKLEVFGNSDGSRAGVKVLGRKD from the coding sequence ATGAACATAAAACAACTGGTAGCTAAGCTTTTAGTGACCACTAGCTTACTTGTCACAGCTTGCCTAGCTCAAGCTGATGATCAGATCACTTTAGGTCGTACTATTTTATTGGGTGCGGGTGATCACGGCGCAAAAATCCCATTACTTATCTGCCGTAAAGCAGATGCATTAAAGGTCAGAGCCGAGCGCAACCTGAACCTTGAAAAGATTATTGTCACCTTCAACAACGGCAGCACGAAAACCATCAGCTTCTATCGCGATCTGAAAAAAGATCAAGAAACACAATGGCGCGGATTCGGTTATAAGCGCTGTGTTAAAAAGTTAGAGGTCTTTGGTAATTCAGACGGTTCTAGAGCTGGCGTTAAAGTACTTGGTCGCAAAGACTAA
- a CDS encoding response regulator, which translates to MKRAKILIIDDDPVCTGLLLAVLGDDHQVFTANSGDGGIDIIDTQTPDLILLDITMPHVNGYQVLKHLKADPSKADIAVIVISSLVETSDKDFALKLGADDYMTKPVLPAVLQNKVEMFLQR; encoded by the coding sequence ATGAAGCGAGCTAAAATATTGATAATTGATGATGACCCCGTTTGTACTGGGTTATTGCTTGCTGTGTTAGGTGATGATCATCAAGTTTTTACAGCTAACTCTGGTGATGGTGGAATAGATATTATTGATACCCAAACACCTGATCTTATCTTGCTCGATATCACCATGCCCCATGTTAACGGCTATCAAGTGTTAAAACACCTTAAGGCCGATCCCAGTAAAGCTGATATAGCAGTGATAGTGATCAGTAGTTTAGTTGAAACATCTGACAAAGATTTTGCATTAAAGTTAGGTGCTGATGATTATATGACTAAGCCCGTTTTACCTGCCGTTCTGCAAAATAAGGTAGAGATGTTTCTACAAAGATAA
- a CDS encoding YdcH family protein, with amino-acid sequence MLGEDHSLIHEFPEYKDAIAKLIQSSDTFANSVKQYNALDKEIRELELNGAPIDDEAMHQLKHDRAVLKDSLYQCLALDNR; translated from the coding sequence ATGTTAGGTGAAGATCACTCTCTTATCCACGAGTTTCCCGAGTATAAAGATGCCATTGCGAAACTTATTCAAAGCAGTGACACTTTTGCAAATAGTGTTAAACAATACAATGCACTCGATAAAGAGATCAGGGAACTTGAACTCAATGGGGCTCCCATCGATGACGAGGCCATGCATCAACTAAAGCATGATAGAGCTGTGTTAAAAGACTCTCTGTATCAATGTTTAGCGCTTGATAACAGATAA
- a CDS encoding DUF4156 domain-containing protein — translation MSDFFILATQLSMKLLSIAAGLIISISLSGCITFPTDHSNQVKVLWDDPETISQCEHKGTVIGSQGHFYDYWLHADRDMVWGTLNEMRIKAAKLGADTIYLYRPLGFTGSVTMMANAYQCGENKIESMHPPKI, via the coding sequence ATGAGCGACTTTTTTATTTTAGCGACTCAACTCAGCATGAAACTCCTCTCTATTGCAGCAGGCTTAATCATCTCAATAAGTTTAAGCGGTTGTATTACCTTTCCAACCGATCACTCCAACCAAGTAAAGGTACTTTGGGATGACCCAGAAACAATCAGCCAATGTGAACATAAAGGTACTGTAATTGGTTCTCAAGGACACTTTTACGATTACTGGCTTCATGCGGATAGAGATATGGTCTGGGGAACACTCAATGAGATGCGCATAAAAGCCGCAAAATTGGGGGCTGATACTATCTACCTCTATCGCCCATTAGGCTTTACAGGCTCCGTTACTATGATGGCTAACGCCTATCAATGCGGCGAAAATAAAATTGAATCTATGCACCCCCCTAAAATTTAA
- a CDS encoding TerC family protein produces the protein MLELFLLPETWVIFATLFALEVVLGVDNVVFISVLCERLPKEQRKLARNLGISLAVVARIGLVFSIAWIMSLTKPLIGLGEVSFTGSDLIMIFGGFFLLAKSLKELWSWLTESETNHSTYARTGLMVVLLQIVAVDAVFSMDSVITAVGLTSEVPIMVAAILSSAVVMILVAGRINNLITDHPGFKTLALLFLVLLGGLLMAEGFDIHVNKGYVYFAMAFGLIIELCHLQLKRKQRLTVKGLAPQL, from the coding sequence ATGTTAGAACTCTTCCTATTACCTGAAACCTGGGTTATTTTTGCTACCTTGTTTGCTTTAGAGGTGGTACTCGGTGTCGATAATGTGGTGTTTATCTCGGTTCTTTGTGAACGCTTACCCAAAGAGCAGAGAAAGCTGGCTCGAAATCTTGGGATCAGCTTAGCCGTTGTTGCCCGTATAGGTTTAGTGTTTTCAATTGCATGGATTATGTCACTAACTAAGCCCCTTATTGGGCTGGGAGAGGTGTCGTTTACCGGCAGTGATCTTATTATGATCTTCGGTGGTTTCTTCCTGTTGGCAAAGAGTTTGAAAGAGCTCTGGTCTTGGTTAACTGAATCGGAAACCAATCATTCGACCTACGCTCGAACTGGACTCATGGTGGTGTTACTGCAGATTGTAGCGGTCGATGCGGTTTTCTCCATGGATTCGGTGATCACTGCGGTGGGACTAACAAGTGAAGTTCCCATTATGGTTGCTGCGATACTGTCATCGGCGGTAGTGATGATTTTAGTGGCGGGCAGAATTAATAATTTGATAACCGATCACCCAGGATTTAAAACCTTAGCACTGCTATTTTTAGTCCTATTGGGTGGTTTATTAATGGCTGAAGGTTTTGATATTCACGTTAATAAAGGCTATGTCTATTTTGCCATGGCATTTGGTTTAATCATTGAACTTTGTCATCTTCAATTAAAGAGAAAACAGCGGTTAACAGTTAAGGGGTTAGCGCCTCAATTGTAA
- a CDS encoding energy-coupling factor ABC transporter permease, with product MKDFLARTVNELDWNSGPEQLIFMGLLLLWLWLIWPSDEFKALLTDKAKQTQILLASVALNALWLLNANVTQGIHVHFLGLVTLMLMYGWRMASVISILPVLFFTIFVIKSPFDFAIYGLLGINLPLFLCFIVYSQIFKYLPHHLFVYIFGGAFINAFLSIVFHILLWAAWLWLSTDYDWAFLRDNYLLIIPLLGFPEALLNGMAITLLVVYRPQWLYDYSDSTYLK from the coding sequence ATGAAGGACTTTTTAGCTCGAACAGTGAATGAACTTGATTGGAATTCTGGCCCTGAACAGCTGATTTTTATGGGGCTACTCCTGTTATGGCTTTGGCTTATCTGGCCGTCTGATGAGTTTAAGGCACTGCTTACCGATAAGGCTAAACAGACACAGATTTTATTAGCATCGGTTGCTTTAAATGCCCTCTGGTTACTTAATGCCAATGTCACCCAAGGGATACATGTTCATTTTCTTGGTCTTGTGACCTTGATGCTGATGTACGGTTGGCGAATGGCAAGTGTGATATCTATCCTTCCAGTACTCTTCTTTACCATCTTTGTGATTAAAAGCCCGTTTGATTTTGCCATCTATGGCCTACTGGGTATCAACCTACCTCTGTTTCTCTGCTTTATAGTTTATAGCCAAATATTTAAATACTTACCGCATCATCTTTTTGTGTATATCTTTGGTGGAGCGTTTATTAATGCTTTCCTATCTATCGTATTTCATATCCTATTATGGGCAGCTTGGCTTTGGTTGAGCACAGATTATGACTGGGCTTTCTTAAGGGATAACTATTTACTGATTATCCCTCTGCTTGGGTTTCCTGAAGCCCTGCTTAATGGGATGGCCATTACTCTGTTGGTGGTCTATCGTCCGCAGTGGTTATATGATTACTCAGATAGCACCTATCTCAAGTGA
- a CDS encoding acyloxyacyl hydrolase, with protein MPSFIHYSNADLVQKNHGLNAVGFSYGFFSEHSCESHLR; from the coding sequence ATCCCCTCATTTATCCACTACTCAAACGCGGATCTAGTGCAAAAGAACCATGGGCTAAACGCCGTTGGTTTCAGTTATGGTTTTTTTAGTGAGCACTCGTGTGAAAGTCACTTGAGATAG
- a CDS encoding LysR family transcriptional regulator, giving the protein MKDWDNYRLILALHRSGTLRGAAERLNVNHSTISRRLVLMNKDAGGELFEKTTLGYRSTPLGDELISAALQIEEITISSERQKRASAEDMSGEINLSVPPPIFQYLLLDDFKRFQQLYPKIRLNINASFELLSLDNSDADIVIRGTDNPPQHLVGRCIGTIRLGYYAQKNYLTNTLENERRWIGRDAQEESPEWIKDSPFPTLKIGIRSDDIMTRHLMAVAGYGLTRGACFMAEQEQELVRLSEQYTDYSALWVLTHPDLKETPRIRVLAKFLIDCLLEKKGMIEGNV; this is encoded by the coding sequence ATGAAAGATTGGGATAACTACCGACTCATACTCGCTTTGCATCGTTCTGGCACCCTACGTGGTGCAGCTGAGCGCTTGAATGTTAATCACTCAACCATCTCCAGACGCTTGGTGTTGATGAATAAGGATGCTGGTGGGGAGCTGTTTGAGAAGACGACATTGGGCTACCGTTCAACTCCTTTAGGGGATGAGCTTATTAGCGCGGCGCTTCAAATCGAAGAGATCACCATCTCAAGCGAGAGACAAAAACGTGCCAGTGCAGAGGATATGTCTGGTGAGATTAACCTATCTGTTCCTCCGCCAATATTCCAATACCTGCTACTCGATGATTTTAAGCGATTTCAACAGCTCTACCCAAAAATACGCTTGAATATTAACGCCTCTTTTGAGCTCTTAAGTTTAGATAACTCCGATGCTGATATTGTAATTCGCGGCACAGATAATCCCCCTCAACACTTGGTTGGTCGCTGTATTGGTACCATTAGGTTGGGCTATTACGCCCAAAAAAACTATTTAACCAATACTCTTGAAAATGAACGTCGCTGGATTGGTCGAGATGCGCAGGAGGAGTCGCCCGAGTGGATAAAAGACTCTCCTTTTCCAACTCTCAAGATAGGTATACGTTCAGATGACATTATGACTCGCCACCTGATGGCTGTTGCTGGGTATGGCCTTACCCGTGGAGCCTGCTTTATGGCTGAACAGGAGCAAGAGTTAGTGCGGCTTTCAGAGCAATACACGGATTACTCTGCTCTTTGGGTGTTAACCCATCCAGATCTGAAAGAGACCCCGCGGATAAGGGTATTAGCTAAGTTCCTTATCGATTGTCTACTTGAGAAAAAAGGGATGATTGAGGGAAACGTGTAA
- a CDS encoding ABC transporter substrate-binding protein, translating into MPLDRTSTFWENIVKHMKLAAEQLTINLDVHYLKQSDSRRFNYSEYLNRVLASSERPDYLVTPFFKGLEKTLLELTSQEKISLFTFNVPLSDEMTATLGFPRERYPYWIGHISPDEVDAGYQLADRLIQLAAKNSTDAVKLIAVNGDRTGVVGQLREKGLMQRLALSPDVELLQLVDAKWMPGKAQYMASRLVRRHQDIDLFWAASDHIAMAVVNALADYEATMDKAIVGSIDWTKEIGSYIENRSVGVSFGGHIFEGAWILPLLYDHYNHQDFAKELTSVISYKMQGITAKNSVLLKANNINKIDFSYLSQCFTGNGGVYHFSPLKQLTQYDVK; encoded by the coding sequence ATGCCACTGGATAGAACCAGTACTTTTTGGGAAAACATCGTTAAGCATATGAAGTTAGCAGCAGAGCAGTTAACGATTAACCTAGATGTTCATTATTTAAAGCAATCGGACAGTAGGCGTTTTAATTATTCTGAATATTTAAATCGTGTTTTAGCGAGCAGTGAAAGGCCTGATTATTTAGTGACTCCATTTTTTAAGGGGTTAGAGAAGACGCTACTTGAGCTCACCTCCCAAGAGAAGATATCTCTATTTACCTTTAATGTGCCGCTCTCTGACGAAATGACTGCAACATTGGGCTTTCCAAGAGAGAGGTATCCCTATTGGATAGGGCATATTTCACCGGATGAGGTTGATGCCGGTTATCAGCTAGCCGATCGATTGATTCAGCTGGCCGCAAAAAACAGTACAGATGCCGTTAAGCTCATTGCTGTTAATGGTGATCGTACTGGGGTCGTAGGCCAATTAAGAGAGAAGGGGTTAATGCAGAGACTAGCATTAAGTCCAGATGTGGAGTTATTACAGCTAGTTGATGCTAAGTGGATGCCAGGTAAAGCCCAGTACATGGCGAGCAGGTTGGTAAGGCGTCATCAAGATATTGATCTATTTTGGGCTGCTAGTGACCATATTGCTATGGCTGTAGTAAATGCCTTAGCAGACTATGAAGCAACAATGGATAAGGCTATTGTCGGCAGTATTGATTGGACTAAAGAGATAGGATCATACATAGAGAATAGGAGTGTGGGTGTGAGCTTTGGAGGCCATATCTTCGAGGGCGCGTGGATTTTGCCTTTACTCTATGATCACTATAACCATCAAGACTTTGCTAAGGAGCTGACCTCGGTGATCAGCTATAAAATGCAGGGTATCACAGCTAAAAACAGTGTCTTGTTGAAAGCTAACAATATAAATAAAATCGACTTTAGTTATTTAAGTCAATGCTTTACTGGTAATGGTGGTGTTTATCATTTCTCCCCATTAAAGCAGTTAACTCAGTACGATGTTAAGTGA